A stretch of the Bradyrhizobium arachidis genome encodes the following:
- a CDS encoding DUF1801 domain-containing protein, whose protein sequence is MAGNTPKKSARAAKPALLAGGNPQIAKAEGDAPVQAYIAAMPGWKREIGRRLDAVIVRTVPGVRKAVKWNSPFYGIADEGWFLSFHCFTKYVKVAFFRGTSLRPVPPGESRSKDTRYLDIHEDDQLDEAQLVAWVTQASRLPGERM, encoded by the coding sequence ATGGCCGGCAACACACCGAAAAAGTCCGCGAGGGCTGCGAAACCGGCTCTCCTCGCAGGCGGCAACCCCCAGATCGCGAAAGCCGAAGGCGATGCCCCGGTGCAGGCCTATATCGCAGCCATGCCCGGCTGGAAGCGCGAAATTGGTCGCCGGCTCGACGCAGTCATCGTGCGCACCGTCCCCGGCGTGCGCAAGGCCGTGAAATGGAATTCGCCCTTCTATGGCATCGCTGACGAGGGCTGGTTCCTCAGCTTTCATTGCTTCACGAAGTACGTCAAAGTGGCTTTCTTCCGCGGCACGTCGCTGCGTCCTGTTCCGCCCGGCGAGTCCAGGAGCAAGGACACGCGCTATCTCGACATCCATGAGGATGACCAGCTCGACGAAGCTCAGCTCGTTGCCTGGGTGACGCAAGCCAGCCGATTGCCCGGCGAACGAATGTGA
- a CDS encoding AzlD domain-containing protein, which produces MSSFIGDWHALAVLFVAGVIPNQIWRMLGLWFGGGLDEGSEVLVWVRAVATAILAGVIAQIVVQPPGALASVPDALRYGAVVAGFIVFTLTRRSIFAGVVTGELVMLAGRAWLG; this is translated from the coding sequence ATGAGCAGCTTCATCGGCGACTGGCATGCGCTGGCCGTGCTTTTTGTCGCCGGCGTTATTCCCAACCAGATATGGCGCATGCTAGGTCTCTGGTTTGGCGGCGGTCTGGACGAGGGCTCGGAAGTCCTGGTCTGGGTGAGGGCGGTGGCGACCGCGATCCTTGCCGGCGTCATCGCCCAGATCGTGGTGCAGCCGCCCGGTGCGCTGGCAAGCGTGCCTGACGCGTTGCGCTACGGCGCGGTCGTTGCCGGCTTCATCGTGTTCACTCTGACGCGCCGCTCGATTTTTGCCGGCGTCGTCACCGGCGAACTCGTGATGCTGGCCGGCAGGGCGTGGCTGGGCTAG
- a CDS encoding GNAT family N-acetyltransferase, with protein sequence MASSEITLEAVPSIGEVSAEDWNACANPSGVADLGPSSALSGDCTGLSTPAYNPFVSHAFLSAAENSGSATARTGWGPRHLIAKVDGKVAGVVPCYLKSHSQGEYVFDRGWADAYERAGGRYYPKLQVSVPFTPATGPRLLIRDGVDRARIAEALASGLIALCGVSKASSVHVAFAREAEWKLLASHGFLQRTDQQFHWHNHGFATFDDFLATLNSRHRKSIKRERREALAAGITIHWLTGSDITEDAWDAFFAFYMETGSRKWGRPYLTRKFFSLIGESMSRDVLLVMARRNNRWIAGAINFIGADTLFGRNWGAVEHHPFLHFEVCYYQAIEFAIKRGLKNVEAGAQGEHKIARGYLPQTTHSAHFIADPGLRRAIDDYLKRERAYVAEAGRELAEMGPFRKGLEEAP encoded by the coding sequence ATGGCATCTTCCGAAATCACGCTCGAGGCCGTTCCATCCATTGGCGAAGTGTCCGCTGAGGACTGGAATGCTTGCGCCAATCCGTCTGGAGTAGCCGATCTCGGCCCCTCATCCGCGCTGTCGGGTGATTGCACCGGGCTTTCAACACCCGCCTATAACCCCTTCGTTTCCCATGCCTTTCTCTCGGCCGCTGAGAATTCAGGTTCGGCGACGGCGCGCACCGGCTGGGGGCCGCGGCACCTCATCGCCAAGGTCGATGGCAAGGTCGCCGGTGTCGTGCCCTGCTATTTGAAATCGCATTCGCAGGGTGAATACGTCTTCGACCGCGGCTGGGCCGACGCCTATGAGCGCGCCGGCGGACGCTACTATCCGAAGCTCCAGGTCTCGGTTCCCTTCACGCCCGCAACCGGCCCACGCCTCCTGATCCGCGACGGCGTCGATCGCGCGCGCATCGCGGAGGCGCTTGCGAGCGGGCTGATCGCGCTCTGCGGCGTCAGCAAGGCGTCCTCCGTGCACGTCGCCTTTGCGCGCGAAGCCGAATGGAAGCTGCTCGCGAGCCACGGTTTTCTGCAGCGGACTGATCAGCAGTTCCACTGGCACAATCACGGCTTTGCGACGTTCGACGATTTTCTGGCGACGCTCAACTCGCGCCACCGCAAATCGATCAAGCGCGAGCGGCGCGAGGCGCTCGCAGCAGGGATCACCATCCACTGGCTCACCGGCAGCGACATCACCGAGGACGCCTGGGACGCGTTTTTCGCGTTCTACATGGAGACCGGCTCGCGCAAATGGGGCCGGCCGTATCTGACGCGAAAGTTCTTCTCGCTGATCGGCGAGAGCATGAGTCGCGACGTGCTTTTGGTGATGGCCAGGCGCAACAACCGCTGGATTGCCGGTGCGATCAACTTCATCGGCGCGGATACGCTGTTCGGCCGCAACTGGGGCGCGGTCGAGCACCACCCGTTTCTGCACTTCGAGGTCTGCTACTATCAGGCGATCGAGTTCGCGATCAAACGCGGATTGAAGAACGTCGAAGCCGGCGCGCAAGGCGAGCACAAGATCGCACGCGGCTACCTGCCGCAGACGACGCATTCCGCGCACTTCATCGCCGACCCCGGCCTGCGCCGCGCGATCGACGATTACCTCAAGCGCGAGCGCGCCTATGTCGCGGAAGCCGGTCGCGAGCTTGCCGAGATGGGGCCGTTCCGCAAAGGCCTCGAAGAGGCGCCTTGA
- a CDS encoding AzlC family ABC transporter permease, which produces MALPPLDSSQWHSSWRAFLWGLRSITQTILTIVLFVTYLGIGALAHDTGFSLAWALASTLFVWAGPAQIILITTLGSGATIIQSAIAVTVSAIRLFPMVVSVLPLMRTPETKRRQLFFVAHLTAVTLWVECHRFLPLVPRERRIAFVHGLGFGLVSVCLCANTVGYFLAANLTQTLGAAILMLTPLSFLFSTARNSRELADIVALVLGLVLYPLAAKMNSGLDILVSGVVAGTIAYGVHWFREARA; this is translated from the coding sequence GTGGCGCTTCCTCCGCTCGATTCATCGCAATGGCATAGCTCGTGGCGCGCCTTCCTGTGGGGCCTGCGCTCGATCACGCAGACGATCCTCACCATCGTGCTCTTCGTGACCTATCTCGGCATCGGGGCGCTGGCGCATGACACCGGCTTCAGCCTCGCCTGGGCGTTGGCCTCAACCCTGTTCGTCTGGGCGGGACCGGCGCAGATCATCCTGATCACCACGCTCGGGTCCGGTGCGACCATCATCCAGTCCGCGATCGCCGTGACCGTGAGCGCCATACGCCTGTTCCCGATGGTAGTCTCGGTGCTGCCCCTGATGCGCACGCCTGAGACCAAGCGGCGGCAGCTTTTCTTCGTGGCGCATCTGACCGCCGTGACGCTGTGGGTCGAATGTCACCGCTTCCTGCCGCTGGTGCCGCGCGAGCGGCGCATCGCCTTCGTCCACGGGCTCGGCTTTGGCCTGGTCTCGGTCTGCCTCTGCGCCAACACGGTCGGCTATTTCCTCGCGGCCAATCTCACGCAGACGCTCGGCGCGGCGATCCTGATGCTGACGCCGCTGTCGTTCCTGTTCTCGACCGCGCGCAACAGCCGCGAGCTCGCCGACATCGTCGCGCTCGTACTCGGGCTCGTGCTCTATCCGCTGGCCGCGAAGATGAATTCAGGCCTCGACATCCTCGTCAGCGGCGTCGTGGCCGGCACCATTGCTTACGGCGTGCACTGGTTCCGGGAGGCGCGCGCATGA
- a CDS encoding RidA family protein, with the protein MAGTVEQKLAEQGIVLHEAPAPVANYVPFVRTGNLIFVSGQVCFDPQGKLIAKGKLGAGVTIEQGAAAARGCAVNLLAQVKAALGDLDKVVRVVRLGGFINSAPDFVDGPKVLNGASDLMVAAFGDKGRHARTTVGVASLPADAAVEVEGVFEVA; encoded by the coding sequence ATGGCAGGAACGGTCGAACAGAAGCTCGCGGAACAAGGCATCGTCCTGCATGAGGCCCCCGCCCCGGTCGCCAACTACGTTCCATTCGTGCGGACCGGCAACCTCATCTTCGTCTCCGGCCAGGTCTGCTTCGATCCGCAGGGCAAGCTGATCGCCAAGGGCAAGCTCGGCGCCGGCGTGACCATCGAACAGGGTGCGGCTGCGGCTCGCGGCTGCGCCGTCAATCTGCTCGCCCAGGTCAAGGCGGCGCTCGGCGACCTCGACAAGGTCGTGCGCGTGGTCCGGCTCGGCGGCTTCATCAATTCCGCGCCCGACTTCGTCGACGGGCCAAAAGTGCTGAACGGCGCCTCGGACCTGATGGTTGCCGCCTTCGGCGACAAGGGCCGCCACGCCCGCACCACGGTCGGCGTCGCCTCGCTTCCGGCGGATGCCGCCGTCGAGGTCGAAGGCGTGTTCGAGGTCGCCTGA
- a CDS encoding helix-turn-helix domain-containing protein yields MSVQFTTDGSPGYRRLSLWQDIVCDVFVGLDCKSDLGSAFHGTVTQASLGRAVCSDVCSDRQHVYRTPSRIARSDQDYVLVALGNRGIGGVVQDGRETVIHPGEFALYDTTRPYELKFDDAFTQTIFKVPRDMLQRRLGGTEAMTAITFGPDSPLQRLAYDFVYRVCQSADQIEASHAVALSEQAVDLIAMALSERLGKTSLPSSTHRSALLYRLKAHIRARLSNPELSLSDTAAALGISPRYVNDLLADEHMSFQRYVLAERLAQCKRDLASPVLAHRHVGEIAFAWGFNDLSHFGRVFREHFGLSPRDFRQSQLPH; encoded by the coding sequence ATGTCAGTCCAGTTCACCACAGACGGCAGCCCCGGCTACCGCCGCCTGTCGCTCTGGCAGGACATCGTCTGCGACGTGTTCGTCGGGCTCGACTGCAAGTCCGACCTCGGCAGCGCCTTTCATGGCACGGTGACTCAGGCTTCGCTCGGCCGCGCGGTGTGTTCGGATGTCTGCTCCGACCGCCAGCATGTCTACCGCACGCCGTCGCGGATCGCGCGCTCCGATCAGGACTATGTGCTCGTCGCGCTCGGCAATCGCGGCATCGGCGGCGTCGTGCAGGACGGCCGCGAGACCGTGATCCATCCCGGCGAATTCGCGCTCTACGACACCACGCGCCCGTACGAGCTGAAGTTCGACGACGCCTTCACCCAGACCATCTTCAAGGTGCCGCGCGACATGCTGCAGCGACGGCTCGGCGGCACCGAAGCCATGACCGCGATCACGTTCGGCCCGGACTCGCCGCTGCAGAGGCTCGCCTATGATTTCGTCTACCGTGTGTGCCAGAGCGCTGATCAGATCGAGGCGAGCCACGCCGTCGCGCTGTCCGAGCAGGCGGTCGACCTCATTGCGATGGCGCTGAGCGAACGTCTCGGCAAGACGTCGCTGCCGTCATCGACCCATCGCTCCGCCCTGCTCTATCGGCTGAAGGCGCATATCCGCGCGCGCCTTTCCAATCCGGAGCTCTCGCTGTCGGACACCGCGGCCGCGCTCGGCATCTCGCCGCGCTATGTCAACGATCTTCTCGCCGACGAGCACATGTCGTTTCAACGCTACGTGCTCGCCGAGCGCCTCGCCCAATGCAAGCGCGACCTCGCCTCACCCGTGCTCGCGCACCGGCATGTCGGCGAGATCGCCTTTGCCTGGGGTTTTAACGACCTCTCGCATTTCGGCCGTGTCTTCCGCGAGCATTTTGGCCTATCGCCGCGCGATTTCCGGCAGAGTCAGTTGCCGCATTAG
- a CDS encoding HAD family hydrolase, whose protein sequence is MHTIYFDLDGTLTDPKPGITRSIQYALKTLGQAVPTEDELTWCIGPPLHASLKKLTGTDELADRALLLYRERFADVGLFENEAYGGIEGTLSALAATSPRMFVATSKPRVFAERIIDHFGLRRYFERVFGSELDGTRVDKGDLLAYALDEAKVDPRSAVMIGDRSHDVVGARKNGMTAIGVLYGYGSEDELRDAGAHHICAAHPELLDRYATLAA, encoded by the coding sequence ATGCATACAATCTATTTTGATCTCGACGGCACGCTAACCGATCCAAAGCCCGGGATCACCCGCTCGATCCAGTATGCCCTCAAGACGCTCGGCCAGGCCGTCCCGACCGAGGACGAGCTGACCTGGTGCATCGGCCCGCCCCTGCATGCCAGCCTGAAGAAGCTGACGGGAACCGACGAGCTCGCCGACCGCGCGCTGCTGCTCTACCGCGAGCGGTTCGCCGATGTCGGCCTGTTCGAGAACGAGGCTTATGGCGGGATTGAGGGGACCTTGTCGGCGCTGGCGGCGACGAGTCCGCGCATGTTCGTCGCGACCAGCAAGCCCAGGGTTTTTGCCGAGCGCATCATCGACCACTTTGGCCTGCGCCGCTATTTCGAGCGCGTGTTCGGTTCCGAGCTCGACGGCACCCGCGTCGACAAGGGCGACCTCCTGGCTTACGCGCTCGATGAGGCGAAGGTGGACCCGCGCTCTGCGGTCATGATCGGAGACCGCAGCCACGACGTCGTCGGCGCGCGCAAGAACGGCATGACCGCAATCGGCGTGCTCTACGGCTATGGCAGCGAAGACGAGCTGCGGGATGCCGGCGCGCATCACATCTGCGCCGCACATCCTGAACTGCTCGACCGCTACGCCACGCTCGCGGCGTAA
- a CDS encoding phenylacetaldoxime dehydratase family protein, protein MESAIPPHLETKRSRHKRVPDDYQPPYPSFVARYKPAVSRVVMAYFGVQYRGATPAAATDALARIAKRFAAADGPAHWDRAHYVDHAGFANVVSVAYWDDVARFDAWFAPARDDWTGKADEGIGTFIEVLRPSVERHETLFSSLGRPEGVAVIADGMSGDVQEHAYWGGMRDRIPLSQTSEMAPGGKAELVRDGARLRVKANDNLCLIRSGQDWSDTEASERELYLGDVEPVLREGMDFLRDDGVAIGCYANRYMRVLGADGTPTEKSYGQSWWKSLAALERWAESHPTHVKIFGAAMKYLSTLGPSAKLRLYHEVTVAAADEQFFEYLNCHPKTGMLTAVETVSA, encoded by the coding sequence ATGGAATCCGCCATCCCTCCGCATCTGGAGACAAAGCGCTCGCGCCACAAGCGCGTGCCGGATGACTACCAGCCGCCATATCCGTCCTTTGTCGCGCGCTACAAGCCCGCCGTCAGCCGCGTGGTGATGGCCTATTTCGGCGTGCAGTATCGCGGCGCAACGCCGGCTGCGGCCACCGACGCGCTGGCGCGGATCGCAAAGCGTTTTGCGGCGGCCGACGGTCCCGCGCATTGGGACCGCGCCCATTACGTGGACCATGCAGGCTTCGCGAACGTCGTCTCCGTCGCCTATTGGGACGACGTCGCGCGCTTCGATGCTTGGTTCGCTCCGGCCCGCGATGACTGGACCGGCAAGGCGGACGAGGGCATCGGCACCTTTATCGAGGTGCTGCGTCCCTCGGTCGAGCGCCACGAGACACTGTTCTCCTCGCTCGGCCGGCCCGAAGGCGTCGCCGTCATCGCCGACGGCATGAGCGGCGATGTGCAGGAGCACGCCTATTGGGGCGGCATGCGCGACCGCATTCCGCTGTCGCAGACGAGCGAGATGGCACCTGGCGGCAAGGCAGAGCTGGTGCGCGACGGGGCTCGGCTACGGGTGAAAGCGAATGACAATCTCTGCCTGATCCGTTCGGGCCAGGACTGGAGCGATACCGAGGCTTCCGAACGAGAGCTCTATCTCGGGGACGTCGAGCCGGTGCTGCGCGAGGGCATGGATTTCCTGCGCGACGACGGCGTCGCCATCGGCTGCTACGCCAATCGCTATATGCGCGTGCTCGGAGCGGATGGAACGCCGACCGAAAAATCCTACGGCCAGAGCTGGTGGAAGAGCCTTGCCGCGCTTGAGCGCTGGGCGGAGTCGCATCCGACCCATGTAAAGATCTTTGGCGCGGCGATGAAATATCTCTCGACGCTCGGGCCGTCAGCAAAGCTGCGGCTCTATCATGAGGTCACGGTGGCCGCGGCAGATGAGCAGTTTTTCGAATATCTCAACTGCCATCCCAAGACGGGGATGCTGACGGCGGTCGAGACCGTCAGCGCCTAG
- a CDS encoding DUF1801 domain-containing protein, whose protein sequence is MKKAMASVKKSPAKDAKGGASPSEHIDARIKELGDWRGETLARIRGIIKQADPDVVEEWKWRGVPVWEHDGIICTGETYKAVVKMTFAKGASLDDPAGLFNSSLEGNTRRAIDIHESDKINEKALKALIKGAVALNTAKRSAKKKKS, encoded by the coding sequence ATGAAAAAAGCGATGGCAAGCGTGAAGAAGAGCCCTGCGAAGGACGCAAAGGGGGGAGCCTCTCCTTCCGAGCATATCGATGCGCGGATCAAGGAGCTCGGCGACTGGCGCGGCGAGACGCTGGCGCGCATCCGCGGGATCATCAAGCAGGCCGATCCTGATGTCGTCGAGGAGTGGAAGTGGCGCGGCGTCCCGGTGTGGGAGCATGACGGCATCATCTGCACCGGCGAGACCTACAAGGCCGTGGTGAAGATGACCTTTGCCAAGGGTGCTTCGCTGGATGACCCGGCTGGCCTTTTCAACTCCAGCCTCGAAGGCAACACGCGGCGTGCCATCGACATCCACGAGAGCGACAAGATCAACGAAAAGGCGCTGAAGGCACTCATCAAGGGCGCCGTGGCGCTGAATACCGCGAAGCGATCGGCCAAGAAAAAGAAGAGCTAA
- the tsaA gene encoding tRNA (N6-threonylcarbamoyladenosine(37)-N6)-methyltransferase TrmO has protein sequence MVRENELREGELAIELPKAEDAGLVFIGRIRTPWTSRLETPRQGRHDGPVCRLEIFEPFVPAIKGVDFYSNLEVLYWLDRSRRDILLQSPKNNEKTRGTFSLRSPVRPNPIGTSIVKLVGIEGNTILVRGLDCLDNTPLIDIKPDRCEFTPLAAPQPGDFETE, from the coding sequence ATGGTTCGCGAAAACGAACTCCGCGAGGGCGAGCTTGCGATCGAGTTGCCGAAGGCCGAGGACGCCGGCCTCGTCTTCATCGGCCGCATCCGCACGCCCTGGACCTCGCGGCTGGAGACGCCGCGGCAGGGGCGCCATGACGGCCCCGTCTGCCGGCTCGAAATCTTCGAGCCCTTCGTGCCCGCGATCAAGGGTGTGGACTTCTACTCGAACCTCGAAGTGCTGTACTGGCTCGACAGGTCGCGCCGCGACATCCTGCTGCAAAGCCCGAAGAACAACGAGAAAACACGCGGCACGTTCTCGCTGCGCTCGCCGGTGCGGCCCAACCCGATCGGCACGTCCATCGTCAAGCTGGTCGGGATCGAGGGCAACACAATTTTGGTGCGCGGCCTCGACTGCCTCGACAACACGCCGCTGATCGACATCAAGCCCGATCGCTGCGAGTTTACGCCGCTGGCCGCACCGCAGCCGGGGGATTTTGAGACGGAGTAG
- a CDS encoding lytic transglycosylase domain-containing protein → MLRTQLLPSLTRTLLGCGLATLLWHAPARGEEPPVRGARPSVEEPAMPPDKPADAARESDTRESICLMIEAAARASNLPLEFFARVIWQESRFQTDAVGPVTRNGQRAQGIAQFMPGTASERGLLDPFNPIQALPKSAEFLDELRNQFGNLGLAAAAYNAGPRRVQEWLAGTGAMPQETRSYVVAITGSTVEDWAAAGRGGKTPPSAPPTSCRDLMALLRRAPNPFIAELEQHVQLAAAKLWGVQLAAGFDRNRALAMYSRAIKRLSDVIGDRDPSLLSSVMRSRGTRAFYQVRIGADTRGEADELCGRIRKAGGACFVLKNRGVSG, encoded by the coding sequence ATGTTGCGGACCCAATTGCTGCCATCCCTGACACGGACGCTGCTCGGCTGTGGCCTGGCGACGCTGCTTTGGCATGCGCCAGCGAGGGGCGAGGAGCCGCCGGTCCGTGGCGCGCGGCCGAGCGTCGAGGAGCCGGCGATGCCGCCGGACAAGCCGGCCGATGCGGCGCGCGAGAGCGACACCCGTGAATCGATCTGCCTGATGATCGAGGCCGCAGCGCGGGCCTCGAACCTGCCGCTCGAATTTTTTGCCCGCGTGATCTGGCAGGAAAGCCGTTTCCAGACCGACGCGGTCGGCCCGGTGACGCGCAATGGCCAGCGCGCGCAAGGCATCGCGCAGTTCATGCCGGGCACCGCGAGCGAGCGCGGGCTGCTTGATCCCTTCAACCCGATTCAGGCCCTGCCGAAATCGGCCGAGTTCTTGGACGAGCTGCGCAACCAGTTCGGCAATCTCGGTCTTGCCGCCGCTGCCTACAACGCCGGCCCGCGGCGGGTGCAGGAGTGGCTCGCCGGCACCGGCGCGATGCCGCAGGAGACGCGGAGTTACGTCGTCGCCATCACCGGCTCGACGGTCGAGGACTGGGCCGCGGCAGGAAGGGGCGGCAAGACCCCACCCAGCGCGCCGCCGACGAGCTGCCGCGACCTGATGGCGCTGCTCAGGCGCGCGCCTAATCCCTTCATCGCCGAGCTCGAGCAGCATGTGCAGCTTGCCGCGGCAAAGCTCTGGGGCGTGCAGCTCGCCGCCGGCTTCGACCGAAACAGGGCGCTGGCGATGTACTCCCGCGCCATCAAGCGCCTGAGCGACGTCATCGGCGACCGCGATCCGAGCCTGCTGAGTTCGGTGATGCGCAGCCGCGGCACGCGCGCCTTCTACCAGGTGCGCATTGGCGCCGACACGCGCGGCGAGGCTGACGAGCTGTGTGGCCGCATCCGCAAAGCGGGCGGCGCGTGCTTCGTGCTGAAGAATCGAGGTGTGAGCGGGTAG
- a CDS encoding carbon-nitrogen hydrolase family protein: MGIEHPKYKVAVVQAAPAWLDLDASVDKSIALIEEAAQKGARLIAFPEAFIPGYPWHIWMDSPAWAIGRGFVQRYFDNSLSYDSPQAEKLRAAVRKAKLTAVIGLSERDGGSLYLAQWLIGPDGETIAKRRKLRPTHAERTVYGEGDGSDLAVHNRQDIGRLGALCCWEHLQPLSKYAMYAQNEQVHVAAWPSFSLYDPFAVALGAEVNNAASRVYAVEGSCFVLAPCATVSQAMIDELCDRPDKHALLHVGGGFAAIYGPDGSQIGEKLAPDQEGLLIAEIDLGAIGVAKNAADPAGHYSRPDVTRLLLNKKPYKRVEQFSPPTEAVEPTDIAAAAS, translated from the coding sequence ATGGGCATCGAACATCCGAAATACAAGGTCGCGGTGGTGCAGGCGGCACCCGCCTGGCTCGATCTCGACGCGTCGGTCGACAAGTCGATCGCACTGATCGAGGAGGCCGCCCAAAAGGGCGCCAGGCTGATCGCATTCCCCGAGGCGTTCATCCCCGGCTATCCCTGGCACATCTGGATGGATTCGCCGGCCTGGGCGATCGGCCGCGGTTTTGTGCAGCGCTACTTTGACAACTCGCTCTCTTACGACAGCCCGCAGGCCGAAAAACTGCGTGCTGCGGTTCGCAAGGCAAAACTCACCGCCGTGATCGGATTGTCGGAGCGGGACGGCGGCAGTCTTTATCTGGCGCAATGGCTGATCGGGCCCGATGGCGAGACCATCGCAAAGCGCCGCAAGCTGCGGCCGACCCACGCCGAGCGCACCGTCTATGGCGAAGGCGACGGCAGCGACCTCGCGGTCCACAACCGCCAGGACATTGGCCGGCTCGGCGCACTCTGCTGCTGGGAGCATCTGCAGCCATTGTCAAAGTACGCGATGTACGCGCAGAACGAGCAGGTGCATGTCGCGGCCTGGCCGAGCTTTTCGCTCTACGATCCCTTTGCGGTGGCGCTGGGCGCCGAGGTGAACAACGCAGCCTCGCGCGTCTATGCGGTGGAGGGCTCCTGCTTCGTGCTGGCGCCATGCGCGACGGTCTCGCAGGCCATGATCGACGAACTCTGCGATCGGCCGGACAAGCACGCGCTGTTGCATGTCGGTGGCGGCTTTGCCGCGATCTACGGTCCCGACGGCAGCCAGATCGGCGAAAAACTGGCGCCCGACCAGGAAGGCTTGTTGATCGCGGAGATCGATCTCGGCGCCATCGGCGTGGCCAAGAACGCGGCGGATCCGGCCGGGCACTACTCGCGGCCCGACGTGACGCGGCTCCTGCTCAACAAGAAGCCGTACAAGCGCGTCGAGCAGTTTTCGCCGCCGACTGAGGCGGTCGAGCCGACGGACATTGCAGCGGCGGCAAGCTGA
- a CDS encoding HIT family protein: protein MSAYDTNNIFAKILRGELPCHKVYEDEHVFAFLDIMPRVSGHTLVIPKAPARNILDIKPDDYAHVARGAHKVAAAAMKAFEADGITVQQFNESAGGQVVFHLHMHVMPRHDGVAMLPPASRKEDNKVLEENAAKLIAALKG from the coding sequence ATGTCCGCCTACGACACCAACAACATCTTCGCAAAAATCCTGCGCGGCGAGCTGCCCTGCCACAAGGTCTATGAGGACGAGCATGTGTTCGCCTTCCTCGACATCATGCCGCGGGTATCAGGCCACACGCTGGTCATTCCGAAAGCCCCTGCCCGCAACATCCTCGACATCAAGCCTGACGACTACGCCCACGTCGCGCGCGGCGCGCACAAGGTTGCCGCGGCCGCGATGAAGGCGTTCGAGGCCGACGGCATCACGGTGCAGCAGTTCAACGAGTCCGCCGGCGGACAAGTCGTGTTCCACCTACACATGCACGTGATGCCGCGTCATGACGGCGTGGCGATGCTGCCGCCTGCGAGCCGCAAGGAAGACAACAAGGTGCTGGAAGAGAATGCGGCGAAGCTGATCGCGGCGTTGAAGGGCTGA
- a CDS encoding glycerophosphodiester phosphodiesterase has product MRAPDWLTQRPVAHRGLHDISRGVVENMPGAVQAAIAGNFAIEVDIQLTADGEAMVHHDDALGRLADGSGLLLKKTAAELRAVTFKDTPERMMSLTDLCAMVAGRAPLVIEVKSHFKGDRKLVARMAEVLASYDGPAVGMSFDPDQVLALRELIPSRPRGIVAQRTYDDGHWTKLTQEQRDSMLYLRHGLQTQPHFVAFSVNHLPAPAPWIARNVFGCPLLTWTVRTAEQRAAAAKYADQMIFEGFVP; this is encoded by the coding sequence TTGCGCGCTCCGGATTGGCTGACCCAGCGGCCGGTCGCTCATCGCGGCCTGCACGACATCTCACGCGGCGTGGTCGAGAACATGCCGGGCGCGGTGCAGGCTGCGATCGCGGGCAATTTCGCGATCGAGGTCGACATCCAGCTTACCGCCGACGGCGAGGCCATGGTGCATCACGACGATGCGCTGGGACGCCTCGCCGACGGCAGCGGTCTCCTGCTCAAAAAGACCGCGGCCGAGTTGAGGGCCGTCACCTTCAAGGACACGCCCGAGCGGATGATGTCGCTGACCGACCTCTGCGCCATGGTCGCCGGCCGCGCGCCGCTGGTGATCGAGGTGAAGAGCCATTTCAAGGGCGACCGCAAGCTGGTAGCTCGGATGGCCGAGGTGCTCGCCTCCTATGATGGACCGGCGGTCGGCATGTCCTTCGATCCCGACCAGGTGCTGGCGCTTCGCGAGCTCATCCCGTCACGGCCGCGCGGCATCGTCGCGCAGCGAACCTATGACGATGGCCACTGGACAAAACTCACGCAGGAGCAGCGCGATTCGATGCTGTATCTGCGCCATGGTTTGCAGACCCAGCCGCATTTCGTGGCCTTCTCGGTCAACCATCTGCCTGCTCCCGCTCCCTGGATCGCGCGCAACGTATTCGGCTGCCCGCTCCTGACCTGGACGGTGCGCACGGCGGAGCAGCGTGCGGCGGCGGCGAAGTATGCGGACCAGATGATCTTTGAGGGGTTTGTGCCGTAG